AGGCGGGCGGCGAACCCAGCATGATCCTGGTGGGACCGGTGCAGGCCCGCAAGATCGCCAACTGGAACCAGGCCGGGCGCATCACCGTGAACACCAACGCCTCGGAGCAGACCCTGGTCATGGCCGTCATGGTGCTGGAAACCCCCTTCGGGCGCATGAAGGTCACCATCGACCGCTACCTGGCCAAGGACGACGACGCCGGGACCAAGTACGATCGCGTGTACGTCTACGACCCCAGCCGCTGCTCCATGGCCTTCCTGCGCCCGTTCAAGTGCGTGGAACTGGCCCAGACCGGCGACTCTATCAAGTGCCAGTCCATCGTGGAGGCCACCTTCGTGATGCACAACGAGAAGTCCGCCGCCAAATGCAAGAAGTGCGCGACCGACTAACAGCCTAGCCGGTTCACAACCACAACGGGGCGGGCCGCACGGCCCGCCCCCCTCCCATAGGACGAGCCATGATAGAGCATCGCAT
The nucleotide sequence above comes from Fundidesulfovibrio putealis DSM 16056. Encoded proteins:
- a CDS encoding SU10 major capsid protein → AGGEPSMILVGPVQARKIANWNQAGRITVNTNASEQTLVMAVMVLETPFGRMKVTIDRYLAKDDDAGTKYDRVYVYDPSRCSMAFLRPFKCVELAQTGDSIKCQSIVEATFVMHNEKSAAKCKKCATD